The DNA segment GTTTTTAGTTATGTTTTCCAGGCATGGAAAAAAATCATGTACATTTCTATATTGaacattatttttctaatttttctCTGCTGTGAAATATGTAATGAGCTTCATATTGCTCTTGTGTTGAGCAAAACTTGCTCACAAGCCATAGTGATGTCTGGTTTGTCAGCAAATTGCTCTTTTCAGAGTGttctggaaaagtaatggaaattcattAGTCAAAAATGGTGAGAACCCTGGAAAGTGCTCCTTGATGAATGTTTATGCTTGACTAATTATATATTTGCCCCTCCATCCTGGTCCAACTGTTTTGAAAAAGAATGTGCTTCTTTGAATATATGTGTCTTTGTGTCTCTATAGAGAGAGAGCTTGTCACCCCTCCACTAGATGGCATCATTCTTCCAGGAGTCACCAGACAGTCTCTGCTGGACCTAGCAAGAGAATGGGTGAGAGAAAGGGAACTATGAATTTGTGTGCGTGTCCCCATGAAGCAATGTAATTCTTGGTTTGATGGTGTGTGGTGCTGTCTTCAAGcgaagtttataattttaaaatcgatttaggAATTAATGTGCCCATGTGTTCATAAGCCCTTTTAAGATAAATATTTTGATATCGACTAAATTTTAGTTACATGCAAGTACTGTGCATTCTTTTCTTTATatattgtgttattgtattttgTGTCATTTGGATATATTGACtagttttaataatataaagggattgttcacccaaaaaggaaaattctcttatcatttatttaccctcatgccatcccagatttgcatgactgactttcttctgctgaacacaaatgaagatttttagaaaaatatttcagctctgtaggtctatacaatgcaagtgaatggtgaccagacctttccaGGTCCAAAAAggtaaaggcagcgtaaaagtaattaatatgactccattgttaaatccatatctttctgaagcgatatgataggtgtggttgagaaacagatcaatatttataatatttatatatactataaatctccattttcactttcagatgtgaaagtgaaactaagcAGGCATCGAATGTGTTTTTCAGAGgtagaagtgaaagtggagatttagagtaaaataaggatttacattttgatctgtttctcacccacacttatatcacttttaaatatatggatttaaccactagaattgtatggattacttttatgtttcctttgtgatttttggagcttcaaagttctggccaccattcacttgcattgtatggacctacagagctgatattttcttctaaaaatcttcatttgagttctgctgaagaaagacagtcatacacgtctgggatggcatcatggtaagtgaataatgagagaatttctatTTTGGGGAGAACCATTTCTTTGTGATTATGTATGGCATTTATGGGGTCTTAAGTAAATGATCTAAAACGAATTAAAAAAAGGTTTGCCTGATTTACAAAACCTAAATGTAAAGTATGTAAAGAATATTAATGCTAATGACTAGACTTATTCATTGCTTTTTATGGTATGGTTTCATTGGACATGGTATGTTGAGGTGTATCCCCCCccaaaaatatggtattaccctggtatcatgttttttttttttttaaagtatgaaGTACCTTGGAATACCATGGTATATTAATTTGGTTaccattcagtaccatggtatatgtcaAAGTACCTAGGTATTACCTCTGTTACAACAAGTGTACCATAGTACTgccatacacttttttttttttttttttttggtaaaggtTGTTTGTCTTTTTCAGGGGGACTTCAAAGTGACAGAGCGCAAAGTAGTAATGAAGGAGCtgataaatgctttaaatgaggGCCGAATTCTGGAAGTCTTCGGTTCTGGCACGGCATGTGTGGTGTGTCCGGTTGGCAGTCTACTCTACAGAGGCCAGGTAACTAGTAGTGGAAATGCACACTTCATTTGTCTAATAGAAATGTCCATTTCAACTTCTTGCCTGCTTTGAGTTTGTAAcgaatatttacacatttattgaaaaccttgaaaaatatatattattatttttttagaccTACCAAATACCTACAATGCAGAATGGTCCAGATCTTGCAAAAAGATTCCATAAGGAACTCACTGACATGCAGGTATAGAACTTCTAAAATCTCATTCCTGTTGCAAATGCTCTAGAAATTCATGTTTTCTTACAGTCTGTCCCTGCTTTGTCTAAATCTCTCCTGCACAGTATGGAGTCAAGCAGAGGGACTGGGCACCACTGGTTGTCTAGCTAATATCAGTCTGGAAGATTGTCAGTTCTCATGTCTAAAACCTTttattatgtgtgtttttgtgtgtggattTAGAGAGATGGATGTTATTCTACAGTAACAAACTTTTTAAATGGAAATTCACCTATTAAATATGCAGTCTAAACAACCTTACATCCTGCTTGCTTAGAGAGCCATATGGCACAATTTGTAGCACTAGAGATTATCCTTTTTAACCTTTTGAGCACAAGCTTCATAAACCATGTGTATGCAACTAATCTTAAAGGCGTTAATATATTCTTCTTGCAGTAGTGAAGGAGCTTGTTGATAGATCTTCATGGAATGGAGTTTTTTGTTTGAATCAGTTTCCTTATTGTCTTCTAAAATGGCTGAACATTTTTCTTCAACatacactcaccagccactttattatgtacacttgtacatacatattcatgcgattatctaatcagccaatggtatgacagcagtgtaatgtataaaatcacacagatacgggtcaggagcttcagttaatgttcacatcaaccatcagaaaggggaaaaatgtgatctccgtgatATAGACcatggaatgattgttggtgccagatgggctggtttgagtatatctgtaactactgatctcctgggatttttacacaaaaACAGGGAGTTATGTGgcggaaaagccttgttgatgacagtggtcagaggagaatggccagactggttcaagctgacaggaaggtgacagtaacccaaataaacatgcgttacaacagtgctatgcagaaaagcatttctgatcATACAACACAacatgaggcggatgggctacagcagcagaaacCCCTtctgggtaccactactgtcagcatagaacaggaaactgaggctgcagtgggcacaggctcgccaAAACAGGACCGTAGAAGATCGGtgaaaaacatcgcctggtctgacaaatctggattccTGCTGAGGTatacaaatggtaggcccactgcagcctcagttttctgttcttggctgacagtagtggaacccaacatggtcttctgctgttgtagctcatccgcctcaaggttcaacatgttgtgcattctgcgaTGCTATTCTGtgcactacaattgtacagagtggttatctgagttactgtatcctttctgtcagctcgaaccagtctggccattttccgttgacctctctcaacaacaaggtgtttccgtccacagaactgcctctcactggatgatttttgttttgcaccattctctatacactctagagcagtggttctcaaccatgTTCCTGGAGgtcccccaacactgcacattttgtatgcaCCCTTTTCTGACACGCCCAATTCAGGTCTTGTTGTCTCCACTgttgagctgatgagttgaatcaggtgtgtttgattagggagatatccaaaatgtgtattgTTAGGGGGCCACTTCTCTAGAGACTATTAtgcatgaaaatctcaggagatcagcaggtacagaaatactcaaaccagcccatctggcacaaccAATCGTGCCacgatcaaaatcactgagatcaaatttttttccccattctgatggttgatatgaacatcaactgaagctcctgacccatgttTGCCTGACTTTATACATTACACTCGATTGCCTGATTACTGCCACATGATTAgcagattagataatcacatgaataagctgatgtacaggtgtacctaataaagtgtctGAGAGTAAAACTGTAATAACATTACAGCTTTTATACCGAGGAAATGGTGCTAAGAAATTAGACAGCTGAAAAGAAGCAGAATTCtgcacattttaatgtaaatgtatgttcaCTGAGTTTGACAAGACACTGTCTTGTGTTTCTTTTCCTACCAAGAAGACAGAACATGTTACATGTTGCATCAATTTAtacagctgttttttgtttttattttacgaAAGACACGAGCAGTGAGACTAATCTGAAtctgttaaaagtaaaaaattgtAAACGAAGTTTGAATAattgttatacagtatatgtctcTCTGGAGCAGGATGCATTTTCTAGGACAATGTATTTTCACCAAATTTAGATCAAAACCATGGAGCTTGAGCTGAAGTAATGCACGCACAAATGAAGGGCTGAGGATGGACGGAGGCCCAGAGTTACTGTAGCAGCTCTAGGAACCACTAGAAAAGTCAGGAAGAGAGAATCTTAGTGCATTAGGTTGTACATTTATCTATAACAATATTTGGAAGAACAATGTGACGagttatgtacatgtgtgtatgaaATCGATGAAAATTCTGAATGTTTCGGTTTTAACTTATTTCTGGTGTTGTTTTATGGTGATAGAGTTAGagttctgtttttctttctttgttttactTGTGAACACCCTTCATTTCTCCCCCCCACCCCGTTATTATAATCTCTATGCTGCACATCTCTCCTCTTCTAAGTGCCTAATGGAGATGGCTGTTACTTTCTATTTGGGTTCAGTACCATTTGCATTTGTCTTTATTGCACTGAGGGGGCTTCTGCTGTATTCACAAGGTTTTTGGAGTTGTTACTTTTTCTGTTTCTGTATTTTTCCAAATAAATTCAATTTGCGTCCAAATAAATGACGTAGGCCTTACAGTTTAACTACATAACGGCTATTTCACATTTGTTTTGGGGGTTCTAGTTTGCTCCCTTGTGTTGTTATTTACTTTTGAACAGCTTCATGGATATTATTGGGAGAATCTCACAaatcctgtcaagaacatgtccaggacATGTTTTACCCCAAATTCAAAGAAAATGAAGCATGTTTTTAGAACTATTAAAGAAAAGTtccaatacaagttgagctcaattgacagaatttttgttttaatgtttatacctaaatttatatttttgactGGTCCCTCaattatttcaacaaaaaaagcctggttacagtgaggcacttactatagATGTGAATTGGGCCagtacataaatgttaaaatacacattgttttttaAAGCATAGCCATAAGATGTCAACATTAaacagtgcatccagaaatttaatttggaaaggcacacgcctgtgtgtgtgtgtgtgtgtgtgtatgtatgtatgtgtgtgtgtaatatatatatatatatatataatatatatatatacactcacctgaaggattattaggaacaccatactaatactgtgtttgaccccctttcgccttcagaactgccttaattctacgtggcattgattcaacaaggtgctgaaagcattctttagaaatgttggcccatattgataggatagcatcttgcagttgatggagatttgtgggatgcacatccagggcacgaagctccagtttcaccacatcccaaagatgctctattgggttgagatctggtgactgtgggggccattttagtacagtgaactcattgtcatgttcaagaaaccaatttgaaatgattcgagctttgtgacatggtgcattatcctgctggaagtagccatcagaggatgggtacatggtggccataaagggatggacatggtcagaaacaatgctcaggtaggctgtggcatttaaacgatgcccaattggcactaaggggcctaaagtgtgccaagaaaacatcccccacaccattacaccaccaccaccagcctgcacagtggtaacaaggcatgatggatccatgttctcattctgtttacgccaaattcagactctaccatctgaatgtctcaacagaaattgagactcatcagaccaggcaacatttttccagtcttcaactgtccaattttggtgagctcttgcaaattgtagcctctttttcctatttgtagtggagatgagtggtacccggtggggtcttctgctgttgtagcccatccgcctcaaggttgtgcgtgttgtggcgtcacaaatgctttgctgcatacctcggttgtaacgagtggttatttcaggcaaagttgctcttctatcagcttgaatcagtcggcccattctcctctgacctctagcatcaacaaggcattttcacccacaggactgccgcatactggatgtttttcccttttcacaccattctttgtaaaccctagaaatggttgtgcgtgaaaataccagtaactgagcagattgtgaaatactcagaccggcccgtctggcacccacaaccatgccacgctcaaaattgcttaaatcacctttctttcccattctgacattcagtttggagttcaggagattgtcttgaccaggaccacacccctaaatgcactgaagcaactgccatgtgattggttgattagataattgcattaatgagaaattgaacaggtgttcctaataattctttaggtgagtgtgtgtgtatgtgtgtatatatatatatatatatatatatatatatatatatatatatatatgcgtagCTACACAATGTCATGTGTACGGAGTCGTAAGGGAActacatttcactcacttttggagCCCAGTTTATTGTATTATGTATGATACAATagaatacagattttttttatttttttattgtcattagtataaagattatatttattttgtacaacAGGAATGCTGTTGCTGTACTTCACCTGAAGCTTTTATTTAGGTGGAAAGCTGAAAGTGCTGTCGTATTTACAGAGACAAGGATGCGCATTAACAGTACCAGCCTGTTAAATAGCGTACCGTTCTCGTCGGAACACGGAAAGTGCAGTGTGTATTTGACAATTTGCAATGTTTCTAACTACAAATCCGGCTTTTCTGTTATATTTTGTCCCTTTTTTAGGATTTCATAATAACTTAGCGGTTAGCCTACACATTCATAATGCACGCAAACTGGGACCGCTTAAAAGAGCCCTGCATGCATCATCATAGCCCTGAAGGATCATGCAATCAGTCTAATGTCGCACTTTTTAGGAAGCCCTTTAGCACACTACTATCATCGTGATATTCCAATATTGCTTAAGTTTATATCGCCGGCAAAATCATCGCAATATCACCAAGCCCTAACCGTATGGCTCACATGCAAACATTAACACACATACCAACACCACAAAGGCAGTTTGCGACCTTTATTTATTAGACTGATTTTGTTATTTCACAGATAACATGATGGATTtgagacattttcttttttatatatatttattttaatcagataATATCCCATAATCACCAATCTTATAGTATTACAGCCCCACATTAAACTTTACCTTCAAAATACTTAATTCttaaataagtatttttaaaCTAAACAATGCAAGATTAATTTTATCCATGAAGCATGTTTAAAAAATTGATAAAATGTACCTTGAATGCACTttgtcgctttggattaaagcatctgccaaatgcataaacattGTATGTAAAATGCAAAGAAAGTATGAGAAGTAGAAACTATCCATATGATATTGTTCTTCTGCAATATAAGCCCAAATAAAGAGTTTATAAAGAGCACTATAAATTCCATTATGAATAATGCATCTTGTTTTTTGTACAAAGGTAGCACTGGATCGCTGAGATTTAATGGTTTATAAACTGAGGTATCTGTCGAGATATTCTTTCTCACACACTCTGGCTGTCTTTAGGAGGATCTTCCTCAAACAGAGCTAGGGTGGTGTGGCCCAGAGGGTTGTAGATGATGCTGTCCACCTCTCCACCACCATTGACCGTCTTCTGAAAGTGTATCTCCAGGTGGTCCTGCAGGCTCTCTAGGTCCATAATGGCAGGGATGCCTGTAAGCTGCACTGTGCGCAGGCATACTGAGTCACAGGTCTGGAAGTGAGCAACAGTTAGTTTACAGCAACATTGGGGGGtatacattttagaaatataAAACCACCAAAAGGGGATGTGTGCAATTTCTGTATCCAAttgttttcaaactggtttcccaAATAACACCCTTATCTACCATTGTTTGTTGGtccagatagtcccaccccatgcacatgccattggttgagcccaGTGATGCAATGTTGATATGGTGGGGATAGTCAAACAaatagcaatgttttgatagacgccttacttatagttatctctgcatattaatctgggatgggacaaacaaaaaaaattacacacttcaccttttaacATACAGAGGTAGAAGACTTTGTTATGTCTGTTGATCTACATTTccttataaataataaatcagcAGAAAACGGCTGCATCCGAATTCCCGTACTGTCAGAGTTTGTCCTGCATTTGGTGAAGAATGTATTTCTTGGCCAATAAGAAATTTAGTTCTTCAGGTATGCAGGTGAGTAGAATGAATACATTCCCAGATATACTGTACTTCACAATATATGACGTATTAATAACaacaaacgaaaaaaaaaaaccaatctAATCTAGTTTGTACAATTTAACCCCAAGGATCAAATTTCTTAGTATATACACTGTATAGCACTAACAGTTGAAAAGAGGCACCCGACTTGCAGTTCTCCtggaataattttattattatttttttaattcagcaaTTTAAATGAGACGTCTCCACAGCTCATGTGctcttattgtattgtatagtatagtttaTCCCAATATTTATCaactactgttttatgaatactaagTGTTTGGACACCCTacttttttggcataatgtttttGGAATACAATGTAGTTGGGAAGTATGCATATTCGGACACAGTCATAGCACTAAATATTGACAGTTAATCTTGACATTCTCAATTCCCTTTACCTGGAGCTGTGAAATCTCGCCATTGAGGAATGGCGTGACCTTCACCTTGTGCTTCCTGTTTTTCTCAATCTCTACCTCATGATCTTGTTTGTCTGAGAGACCTTTTGCAACTGGAGATTaatgaaaaagaaagaataaaaaaaaaataaactcaagAAGCATGTCTTGACATGTTAAGTTTAACAAATCTGGTTAACATACCATCGTCATCTACGAAGGTAACGACCACAGTGCCTGAGTCGTGCAGCATGTCTTTGTCCTCCACCTCGCCTCCTCCATTCTTTTTCTTAGAGAAATGTATGTCCAGTTTGTCTAATAGTCGATCCTCAGATATTTTTTTTGGGAGGTTAGAGATTAAGATTCTGCGTTGGCAAACCTTTGTGTTCATCTAAGAGATGGAAAGACAAAGAAGTAGGCAGCCTCCAATTTTTTATATCAATCCAAAAAgtataattaatgtaaatgttggtCACTTTGATTACCTCAACATATCTGGGTACCAGAAACTGAACTGGTTTAGCCTCGACATTAATGGCACACTCCCCAAGCTCCACCCGATGCTCCTTCATGCTCAA comes from the Xyrauchen texanus isolate HMW12.3.18 chromosome 12, RBS_HiC_50CHRs, whole genome shotgun sequence genome and includes:
- the ifi35 gene encoding interferon-induced protein 35, whose protein sequence is MSTDEDFSLIINGDSSEHLEDIMKEINKSKTQHEALLKEQKIIKDAIDNSKTYAKEFKQRTMERKISFEEDNKRHTETLNKEKVKLKTAQKEQNRLRMEILKMKEELGSLERKNDSLRQQTEISTAVPEKKVVFQGATDQCAHAMSFDVNPRIVYPMEGGTALITFEEEEVAQKILSMKEHRVELGECAINVEAKPVQFLVPRYVEMNTKVCQRRILISNLPKKISEDRLLDKLDIHFSKKKNGGGEVEDKDMLHDSGTVVVTFVDDDVAKGLSDKQDHEVEIEKNRKHKVKVTPFLNGEISQLQTCDSVCLRTVQLTGIPAIMDLESLQDHLEIHFQKTVNGGGEVDSIIYNPLGHTTLALFEEDPPKDSQSV